The Peribacillus simplex genome contains a region encoding:
- a CDS encoding tripartite tricarboxylate transporter substrate binding protein, translating into MFSRKKISAVILAGSLVLSLGACSSSDTSGEKKESTGYPKKAITVVAPSGAGGGWDLTARSFTKVLGETKLVNQPLTVENKPGGGGAVFMADYATQQADNNDMLFVNSPPVIINNLKKEGNSPYGYKNTTPLAQLTKDYGAIVVKADSEFKDLKSVLEAVKKDPRKLTFAGGSAPGSMDHLISILPAYEYGLNPTELKYVSYDGGGEAITALLGGNADVIGTDASSVREFLKAGKIRVLAVTSTERLGGDLKDIPTAKEQGVDAEFTIWRGVFGPQNMSGEAKTFWDGTIAKLVETSEWKKEVEVQGWEQEYKNSEEFSKFLVEQEKQVQQLLEALGMEK; encoded by the coding sequence ATGTTTTCTCGTAAAAAGATTTCAGCGGTCATATTGGCGGGTTCGTTAGTTTTAAGTTTAGGTGCATGCAGCAGTTCGGATACATCAGGAGAAAAGAAAGAAAGCACAGGCTATCCGAAAAAAGCCATAACGGTCGTTGCTCCATCAGGCGCAGGCGGGGGATGGGATTTAACCGCCCGTTCATTTACAAAGGTATTGGGTGAGACAAAACTTGTGAACCAGCCATTGACCGTAGAAAACAAACCCGGTGGCGGGGGAGCAGTCTTCATGGCGGATTATGCAACACAGCAAGCGGATAATAATGACATGCTGTTCGTGAATTCACCGCCTGTCATCATCAATAACCTTAAAAAAGAAGGCAACAGTCCTTATGGATATAAAAATACGACCCCTTTGGCGCAGCTGACAAAGGATTATGGGGCGATAGTGGTAAAGGCGGATTCCGAATTCAAGGATTTGAAATCAGTGCTGGAAGCGGTGAAGAAAGATCCGCGTAAGCTGACCTTTGCAGGAGGATCGGCTCCGGGATCCATGGATCATTTGATTTCCATTCTTCCAGCCTATGAATATGGCTTGAATCCAACTGAACTTAAATACGTTTCGTACGACGGGGGCGGGGAAGCGATTACGGCATTGCTTGGCGGTAATGCGGATGTGATCGGAACGGATGCATCCAGTGTCAGGGAATTTTTAAAAGCAGGAAAGATTAGAGTGTTGGCCGTAACCTCGACTGAACGTTTGGGTGGCGATCTAAAAGACATACCGACGGCAAAGGAACAGGGTGTTGATGCTGAATTCACGATTTGGAGAGGGGTTTTTGGACCTCAGAATATGTCTGGTGAAGCGAAAACCTTTTGGGACGGAACCATTGCAAAGCTAGTTGAAACTTCTGAATGGAAAAAAGAAGTGGAAGTTCAAGGATGGGAACAAGAATATAAAAATAGTGAAGAATTCAGCAAGTTTTTAGTAGAACAGGAGAAACAGGTGCAGCAATTATTAGAAGCTTTAGGCATGGAAAAATAA
- a CDS encoding AEC family transporter, which translates to MSVLFLIVLNVIVPVFFLIGAGAILHRKFKLDMNTLSKLNHFLLMPAISFINIYQSKMGGGMIVQIFSFLALQAISLIIVSTVIAKLARFDQSLSATFKNSVVLNNSANFGLPVSQMVFNGNPLGLSIQVIVIIFQNLLTYTYGLMNSVSVHTKSAKGAIREFLKNPVIYALLLGFLLHSASVDIPLFLWTPIDNIASAFIAIALITLGAQSAYLKMTQFPLPLILSLIGRLILSPSIAFLIILLLGLEGTVAQGLFIASSFPTSRNSALFALEYDNHPEYAAQAVLMSTLFSSITVTMVVYLSKILF; encoded by the coding sequence GTGAGTGTCCTGTTTCTGATCGTTTTGAATGTCATTGTGCCGGTCTTTTTCCTAATAGGGGCAGGGGCCATCCTGCATCGTAAATTCAAGTTGGATATGAATACGCTGTCTAAATTGAATCACTTCCTGCTCATGCCGGCCATTAGCTTTATCAATATCTATCAAAGTAAAATGGGCGGGGGGATGATCGTCCAGATATTCAGCTTCCTTGCTCTTCAAGCGATAAGCCTCATCATCGTAAGTACAGTGATTGCTAAACTTGCCAGGTTTGATCAAAGTCTTTCTGCCACGTTTAAAAATAGTGTAGTCCTGAATAACTCAGCCAATTTCGGGTTACCCGTCAGTCAGATGGTTTTTAATGGGAATCCCCTTGGACTGTCGATCCAAGTCATCGTGATCATTTTTCAAAACCTGTTGACCTATACCTATGGATTGATGAATTCCGTTTCCGTCCATACAAAAAGTGCGAAGGGTGCCATTCGCGAGTTCTTGAAGAACCCCGTCATTTATGCTTTATTACTCGGTTTTTTATTACATTCCGCTTCTGTCGACATACCGCTGTTCTTATGGACCCCGATTGATAATATCGCGAGTGCTTTCATAGCCATTGCCTTGATCACATTGGGTGCACAGAGTGCCTATTTGAAAATGACGCAATTCCCGCTACCCCTTATCCTTAGCTTGATTGGCCGGTTAATACTCTCGCCATCCATCGCATTCCTTATCATCCTCCTGCTGGGCTTGGAAGGGACTGTCGCTCAGGGATTATTTATCGCAAGTTCATTTCCAACATCGAGAAACAGCGCATTATTCGCCTTGGAATATGACAACCATCCGGAGTATGCGGCACAGGCAGTCTTGATGTCGACTTTATTCAGCAGTATAACGGTAACGATGGTCGTATATCTATCAAAAATATTATTCTAG